GTGTTGGTCGAACTGCCTCTATGCCAGCTACATAGATGCTGGGCTGGTGAGATGTTGCATTACACATTTAACTGTGACCTTTGGCAGGAAGGAACCTGAAGCAGTCAAAGTGCTCAGTAGAACTGGAATGTCCAGAGGACATAGTTCTtgataaacaaacaaaccaagtGTCTTTGAAACCCTGCTGTCTTTCTGCTGAGCTTAGAGACTTCAGTATAAAGAGGGATTCAGCTCCATACAGTGGGGGAGCTCAGAATGACACAGCAAATCTCTCCCTTGCTCACCCCAATGAAAGCTGACTGTCCtcctgctgaaaagaaaactaaggaGGCCTATGGCTCTGCACAGCTGCATGGGAACAACTCTGAAGATAAAACTAACTTGTCAGTGGTTTTTTGGCCACCTATAAACCCGTCTGCAcctgcagatgaaaaataaacaagccaTTTAGTCTATCAGTGAGTACTGAATTGCCTGTGAAAAGCATTGAGAGCCTTAAAAGGCAACAAAcaatctttgtatttctttcatgtgtTCCTTGGAGTTTGCTGTGGCTGATTCTTGCTCTCAGTAACACTCCTGAACTTGTTGCTGAATTTCACAACTCAACCAGCTTGGGGCCCAGACTGGAGCACAAGGTCAGCCCACAGGCCCACAGTGCCCGGCTTTCTAGCATTCAGGTTTGTTGTCTGAAAAGGCCTTGTGCTTTTTCAGGCAACCTCTGCCTCCCCCCTGCTGCTTTctcaaataatttaagaatatttcaAGGTCATGTGTCAGGAGTCTGCACAGGACTGATCTAACCCCTGCATGTTCTGTGATGCTGCAGTGCATTCTGAGAATGGCCCAAACCTATTTCAGGaaactgcaaaggaaacaaGGAGATAAGATATTTCTACTCCATGTGCACAAACAGTCCTGGTTGACCATGGCAGCACTCTGCACAGGCTGCCAGAAGCAAGGAGGCTTTCCTTGGTTTGTTGCTAATCTGTAAAATGAGTCTAAGGGGTGAAACATGATAGTCCCAAGAGGAAAGAAGTGGGGTGGGattaatttagtttaattttagaCAGACTAAAATGAGGTGTTGAGTCTTCGCTGCTCTCTTGATTgtcaatggagagagacaggaacCACCTAAGTGTAATTCAGCCCACCAGTTGTAGACAGCTATTTTAGGATGGGCTGAGTTGTTCTGGAGGTGCCCATTCTTGGCATTTGACTAGAGAGGATGCCTAATTCACATGAAGCACCTAAATTTTAGGTAGCTGAAGGTTAGGCAAGGTGAATCCAAGCCTTGGTATCTAGTGTGACCTCACATGggagggacagagggaggaaCATCGTATCACAGGGTGAAGTTAAACATGCAGCAGGAACCACCACAGGATTTGCATGTGCATTTCTGAGGTAGTATGGGGGCTGCTAAGGGGAATGCTGACACAGCTGGAAATAGAGCAGCACTAGCAGACACCACCATGTGATGCTTGCTAATACTTTGTTCCCTATCAttatgcttctgaaaatacacatttgtgGTGACAGGAGGACTCCGAGGGTAGCAGTTAGGAGAGAGGGTAGCTTTATGGTTGGTTTTCTTCTGACTGGTCTAATAGCATTTCCAGGATATTTTGTGTATCCAAAAATAATGCTTAAggtattgttttatttgttttgaaagaggGCATCTGTAGAAGATTCCCTCTTgccaaactttctttttcctcccctgagAACCAAGGTCATGGTGAATTTTCTTTAGTCCTCAGAGGACGAGGCAGGCCCTGTCTGCCCCCAGCACTGGGTCAATTAGCGTGACAGTAGCTAGCATCAATGAGGGTCACTGAGGGTTGAGCTGAAGTGCTTTTTGAGAGGTTGAGCATGCTTCCTTCAGCAACGCTGACAGTGGTGTCCCTGATGGTGATGTGAATAGGAAATTAGGTCCAGGAGTTGAAAACCAAAGCCCAGTTCAGCATCACTGGTTACTTCATAGGCAGTCACGTTGAGCTTGATGGTGAAGAATACGCAAGGAGTGATGACTGTAAGGGTCCTGTAGGAAGGGCCTGAGCAGCTTCTCAGAGGAATGATTAGTCTAGCTTGTAGCCCTTTCTGCAAGGGGGAGAACGGGCTCAAAGCGTGCCTGTGCACATGTAGACTTTATAGAGCAGATACTTAATTAGCCCAGCACTACTTGGAGCTTAGCACTCTGAGTGACAGATCACTTGTACTGCACATGCACAGCATACAGCTCTCTGCCGCGTAGATAATGCACTGCCTGGAGAGGGTGGGCAGCCCCAGCTATTATCTTAGCTAGTCTTATCTGCTTAGATATTGTTATCATAGCTTCTTGGTCTGACACCCACTAGAATGGGATCCGAACACAATGATCTTTATCCTATGGGCTTTTCCTCACAGTACCCTTGGGAAACAAGGCAGAGCTGTTCTACACATGAGGAACAAAAGTGTACTGAGGGCTAAATAACTCGTCCAAGGACAGACAGGATGCTTGTGCCAGAACCTAGATATCCAGCTATCTTGAGCATAATTGGAAAATCTGAGTAGATCATCTCATACCAAGAAAACTGCAGGGATAAAGTAGACATTAGGCAAGGTTCAGTTCTTCCATATTCATTGAAAGACTTTGCTCACTTATGGACACAATGGTGTATTCCAAAAGTGATCTGTGAGCTTTTGTTGATACAgtatgattaatttaaaaaaatgctttccttgcATATTTGCTGGGTGTAGAAGGAAGGCTGGAAAATGCAAACCCTTTTGCATGTCTTTTACTGTACACAGCAGTGCTGTTACTAAGTTGTGATACTGGTATAAGATTATGCTCATTGGGGTAATATaactaaggagaaaaaaaacctggcagACATTCCGTGGATGCCCAGAAGATAGTTTGACCTCTCAGCATCGCAGAATTAGTAGTagtttttgatatttttatatgcagTATCTGAGCCTAGCATAAAATCTGTTAAACCAACAGacattctttcaaaagaaaaaggtttgtTGTTTCTAAAGGAGATGGGGGAATAGTGAAATACCCTGGGATAATAGGGGACTTCAAGAAATTGAATACAGCCTGGAGGAGAATACCACAGCTTAGGTGACACAGCAGCAAGAATCTATAGTTCTGGCATTGttcgggatttttttttcctcttttgcctcACTTTAATATTTACAGTTAAACTGAACGTGAATGTGCTCATCAACAAAGCTGACAGAGAAAAGGATAGGCTGGGAAATGCTATGAAACTGTGATTCTCTTTGACTCTTACTGTTTAACTTTTAAACATTGGCCATTCATACAgttggtggggaaaaaagagagactgaaTGCTTTGAAAAGATAACGAAAttttaaagatgacattttcagGAATATCAtccttattttttcaaaaataggaTATGTTTTATTGGGTCCAATGTACACATGCAGTGGCTGTTTCATTGCTATGCACAGACTTCATTATGCTACTAACAAGTGGGCATGAGTTTCCCTAAATTGCAGTGGGAAGGTCAGGTCAGATAGGGACACATGCTAATTTCTGACTGAATCCACCTGCCAGTGTGTCTGTGGGTTCATATTTCAATTAAACTGAACTGTAAGAAAGAttatgaaaaaggagaaggagtGTAGAGGAATTATGTATACATGATATTTTCTTTATGGTGCCCATCAGTACTGCACTAATTTTAGGAGATGGGGTAGAATTctatttctgcattcatttAGTTAGAGAAATATTAAATCCTTGCTGAGGTCAGCAGGAGTTGTGTATGCTAGGTGTTTGAGAAGGAGGTGTCTGGCTTGATGACTTAGATCAAGCACCAAAGGTTTGAAACTCTTACAGCAGCAACAGTGGAAAATAGGGTcactgtttaaaagaaaaatcccttaGTTCGGAAGAAATTGTTTAAACCATATGAAGGAGAAAGATTCCAAACTTGAACTAACTTAATTTCTCCCTAATTATGAGCTatataagggaaaaaattgtTCAGGATGTTGGCAGAGCTTGCAGTGTTGGCGCTTTGCTCGCTCAGTGCCACTGGAACTAATGTGAGTGGGGAAAAGTGGTCCCTGTGCTGAATTGCAATGGCTTGTTAGCAGGTGGATATTCTGCTTTACCAGCAGATCTGCTGGGGAGACTTCCATCAGAGTCCAGCTAGTGCCATTAGTCCTTCACCCTTGTAAACACTAAAAGTTCACTGCTTGCCACCACAGTCTAGGAACATAGACCGTAAAGAATCTAAGTGAAAAGTTGTCACCTTAAGATGACTTAAAGcgtttttattctttctctagATGTACAGGGGCTTCCAGATAATGCCACACGTTCAGTACATCTATACAGAAGCCTCTGAGAGTCTTTGTGGAGTCAAGCTGGAGGTCAACAAGTACCAATATCTGATTACAGGTAAAGGACAGTGTACTTCATAATCAAAACCTCTTCTGTTCTATACATACACCTGCTAAGGACATGGGCAGCTGTGTAGACAGCTCTATACGCAGCTTCCCAAGTGTTAAGATGGCCAACAGTATTTTGGTGTTCGGTATTCTTCAATGCTGAGAGTCGTTTCACTCTCTAGATTTCCCTCTCTTACCTAAAGTATCTCTTATACCCAGCCCTGTTGTGACAAATATGCTGTGTGACAAATATGCTGTATGACAGTCTACAGCTGTCAATTCATACCTGAGCTGGCATGTCTGCCACAGGGAACTGGTTGCTACTCGGCTGTGCCAGAAATGGAAGGTCCCTTTTGGAATGAGCTGGAGAAATGCAGGCTGCTGAGATGGGGGGAtgcaaagagatggagaagtgGCAGTTGCCAAGTCTTGTTTCTAGTGAAGGTGTCAATTCACTTTGCTCTGTTGTTGAGAGGAGCTTGACAGCATTACTCACCTGCATGTTGTTGCTGGTGCTTACAGCTGGCACAACACTCCTAACTTACAGAAGTGCTGTAATCTTGCTGGCCAGAGATTCCTGAACCagttaataaaaagaaagcagttgcTGAGCAGTGACTGAAGCCAAACATATTGAGAGCATTAGCAATCTCAGGAAACGAGAAAAGTGCTTGAGCTGAGAAGTGCTAACTTGTGACCATGTCTCTGTTTTCAAGGCCGCGTGTATGAAGGGAAGGTTTACACTGGCCTGTGCAACTGGTATGAGAAGTGGGACCGGCTGACTCTGTCCCAGCGTAAAGGACTGAATCATCGTTATCATCTGGGCTGTGGATGCAAGGTATGTGTGTCCCTAATTAGGTGGTGTTAAGACATTCAAACCCTAGAATTCCGTTTCCCCTGGCTGGTAATAACAATGATGCTGGTGAACAGCCAGGAAGAGAAATGCAGGACAACAATTTTTACAGGGAAAAAGTAAAGCTCAGCTTTAGCATTGAGACCAGAGAAGAGacaatcaaataaaaatgcagagtcTATGCCTTTTTAATGCCCTGTTGGAGTTAATTGGGGTTGGAGAAGGCTTTCAGAATCCATGCAGAATCATTTGCAGGTGAATGAAATCAAGTACCAGAGGCTTGGCAAGATATGTctagcttttttcctgtgtaaacaTTTCGAGTGCTTAAAACCTCACAGCCTGGCACTGGCACTAAGATTTTTGCTCATGGCCCCAGGCCTGCAAAAACATAGACACAAACTCAACTCTTCTGCACCTGAAAACCCCTTTTGACTCTGGAATTACCTGTGTATGTGAAGCTAAGCACATGCTTACGTGCTTACTGAACTGAGGCTGAATTTTGGGTTAGTAAACAAGGTTTGAAGGAGTGGGATTTTGAATCCCTTGTCTCTggtaaaaagacattttatataATGTTGTTTTTCCATGTAGCCTTACCTGATTGCTCTTTACAATTGCAGATTAGGCCCTGCTACTATTTGCCCTGCTTTGCCACCTCCAAGAATGAGTGTATTTGGACAGACATGCTCTCCAACTTCGGCCACTCAGGATACCAAGCGAAGCACTATGCCTGCATCCAGAGGGTGGAAGGTTACTGCAGCTGGTATAGAGGATGGGCGCCTCCAGATAAAACAATAATCAATGCCACAGATCCCTGAGCACGCTATTCCTTCCTTATCTCCCCTCTCCCTTACTTGTGGCTGATCTTCCTTTGGACACTAACTCTTACCAGATCATGATGATGACAATGAAATTAGTGcctgttttcatgcaaattttAGCACTTCGaacacttaaaaaagaaaagaaaaaaaaaaaggaaagaaaagaaaaaaaagtctgtgctACCTTACTGAATTTGTAAtcaccttttccattttttgataCCACTCATTTTGATCAGACGACATTTGGGAGCTTACTTTTGCACACCAGAGggaaaaatgggaggaaaaaaaaaaaaaagaaaaaaaaagaaaaaagatggagcTCTTGCTCTCTTACATGTATCATTAGCTGTAGCAATataatctctatttttttaggaaaacaaaaatctaaaaacTATGCCAATTAGGCACTGTATTCTTCTACACGCTGGCTTCTCGTCACCCCTCCTCATGCACTAAGCGCTGAAAATACGTATACAAATCtatttgaaggaaaacaggTTTCATTAATCAGATTggcaaatgaaacaaactgaGAAGAAACCCAGCCTAAACTCTGGAAAAAATGACGTCCAAAAGAAATCCTCCTCTATGGGAGAGATTGGCAATGTGATTGACTCCAGCAGTGGGAGAATTCACCTGGTGTGTCTAACCACATCATCTGGTAAAAGCATTGTTGACTGATTGTCCTAGCTAATTCAGTCAGTGTGAATGCAACAGCGCATTTGAAGTTCTGGCTTTCCCCAGAACAAAAGAGagagtattttgtatttttgttgttgtttaaaaaacaaaagccccaTCCCCTATGTTCAGGGAGGTAAATCCACCTACAGCAGAGCAGATGAAGTGTTGTGCCATCCTGTTTTGAGCAACATTGACCCCTGAAATTTTTGCAGCTTAGCTTcaacagcaaaaccagcttGTGAACACCTTAAACcaaacagatgcaaaaataCCAACTTTTAATCAATCAcatggaagagggaaaggggagaCTTGCTAGAGCTcttactataaaaaaaaaaaatctattgccAAAATAGTGTTTTGCTGAACTAAGATGTATATACACATAATGACATAAGCTATTTTTGACAGGACGTGGTATTTTTTGGTGTTATAAACAAAAGAATGGTTTGATTGcgttttaaagacagaaatattgaCATTCCGAGTCAGTGAGTTGTTTTTAAGATATTGAAGCTCCAGTGTATCCGCAGTAGTGGCTACAGTCATTGTTTCCTCTGTACCTCCTTACACCACGGTTCCTCCCCTGCAGCTACACTAGCTGCATTTGTTTATATAGTGAAAGGAAGTGTGTGGGGGGGCTAGGCAAGGAAAAGTGGTCTCCTAATAAGTGCTGGCTGGGATCATAAAATTTCAGCTGCCCAGAGGATTCCTTCTGTGTCAAGTGCTGTGTTTCCCTCTAGGCACTGTTAAGCATAGCTCTGCATGTGCTCATACCTTGTCCTGCAGTGATGTGGGAGGAGGAGCCTTACTGTCTTGTGCTTTGCTGTTGACTGGAGAAGTTTTTTTgttcaattttgttttttattaagaaaactataatataatttttcttatcaaataaaagtattttaagttttaatgaTGGTGAAGAAGGGGTGCTGACAAAATGGGTGACTGAGTTTTGGATGGGGAGGGCTTGGGCAGGGAGAAGATTATGcttaacttcatttttgtattattatgattatttatCTTAAGTTTCCATATATCTTCAGTTCATTCCACTTagaaagcagagctgccacCAGCAGGAAAAAGTGTTGCAATGATTCCAGCTCGGGGCAAGACAGCATTTTATAGTCAGTGACCTCAATTACTGGAGACTTTTGGGACCTCTTTGCCAAATGGCAAGGAAAGAGTGTCTGAGATGGGCCCTGATGCATTTTTACGTTCCTTGCGTGCTACCAGAGCTCTGCCAGACATACATCCCCCGAAATGCCCTATTTACTAGATGAATTCTTGCAGCAAAAAGCATGtagcttcatttttaacatgaaCTTTGAAGGGCATTTTCAAAAAGTTGATGTAAGAGGTGCCTAGgtctgctgtgtattttttttttttcagctgctgtgagTGTCAGCGTGGCACAAAACACATGGACAGTCTGTTAGATTTTCCTGTGATTCAGGCTTGGAACACTTTTCAGAAGTCCTCTTCCCTGTGACTACTCCTAAATTATGGGTTGGAGATGAGAGGGAGAGTAGGGTGCTTCACAGCACCCATCATCGGATCAGGTGGTGGGTCAGAATGTTGCCCCTTTTGGTAGAGTATGGAGTTGGGCTTTGGGCACAGTGGAGCAATCTCTGTTCGAGCTGTGCACAGCTGACAAAATCTCTGAGGGTCACTGAGGGCAGAGTGGAGCCGGCCTCGCCAGCCTCACTGTTTGCATCGTGTGGAGTCGGCATCGCTGGAGATGGCCCTCCTCAAGCTCAAGGCGACTTTGCAAAGCTCATGTTTCTTTGAGCTGCAGCCACTTTTCATGGCTCTGGAAGGCTAAATGAAAATGCCCCTCGATGCAGTGAAGTGTTGatttgaattttcattaaaCTGCAGCTCTGCATATTTTACCTGTCACTGATTCATTTAGCTAGCTGAGACAT
Above is a genomic segment from Gymnogyps californianus isolate 813 chromosome 1, ASM1813914v2, whole genome shotgun sequence containing:
- the TIMP3 gene encoding metalloproteinase inhibitor 3 codes for the protein MTAWLSFLVVFLCSWSLRDLVVEACTCVPIHPQDAFCNSDIVIRAKVVGKKLMKDGPFGTMRYTVKQMKMYRGFQIMPHVQYIYTEASESLCGVKLEVNKYQYLITGRVYEGKVYTGLCNWYEKWDRLTLSQRKGLNHRYHLGCGCKIRPCYYLPCFATSKNECIWTDMLSNFGHSGYQAKHYACIQRVEGYCSWYRGWAPPDKTIINATDP